CCCATGGATTAAGCTAGTCAACCCTGCCCACAAATTTAATCCCCTGGGGCTGTAAGCTTGTTTCCAGTTGCCTACCCCACTTCTTTTTGGAATTACCATTTCTACTTCCACTACTCCAGTGGGCTGAGCTCTAGATTATCTTCTCACCAATTACCCTCTGATGATAATCTGCTGATAACCTATTTCCTCAATTTCCCCAAGGGATCCAGAATGAAGCTTAAATTTCTTCAGTCTGGATCTGCAAAAATGTATtcaaattctatttttttaaatgtgtcaAGCTAGAGGGGGGCCTGAGAAATAACTTGGGCTTACAGAAATTAAAAATCCTCATGCTCACATTAAGATTGAGCACTTTAAATCAGACCCTTTAAATAAAACCAGTGCATTAATCTGTGTTTGTCACACACCCAAAAACAGATTACCTGGACATACAAAGTTGCAACAGCATAGAAAGAACCggtgtgtattttgtgtgtgagtggagaAAAGGTGTGCAGTAGTGTCCCAGGGATCAGAGTCAGCATTGCCACTTTTGATATTGTTGACCTGGACAGGAGTATACAAGGCATCACTTCAAACTCAAATAATGAGCAGGGAGAATGATCATAAATTCTTGAAATTCTGTAGGTGTTATGATTCAAACTTATGAAGCAATGTAAGTTCAATGTGAAATTTTAAAAGGAGTACAAGAACAGGGAGAATTGAGGGTTTTAACAAAAATCTTTGAAGGTGACAGATAAAGAGGGAACACTGTTAAAATAGCTTAAGGAATCTCTGGCTACACACAGGCACAAGGGAGTCATGCTAAACCTTTACAAAACATTAGTTAGGCTTCCACTGGAGTTTTGCCCATTTCTAGACTCCACACTTTGGAAGAttgtggaaaatattcagcctggagtccggttactagtggtgtgcctcaaggatctgttttgggaccactgctgtttgtcatttttataaatgacttggacgcaggcattggtggatgggttagtaagtttgcagatgacactaaagtcggtggagtagtggacagtgtggaagaatgttgcaggttgcagggagacttggataaactgcagaattgggccgaaaggtggcaaatggagtttaatacggataaatgtgaggtgattcactttgggaggaataataggaaggcagaataccgggtcaatggaaagattcttggttgtgcagagggatcttggtgtccatgtacatagatccctgaaagttgccacccaggttgatagtgctgttaagaaggcttacagtgtattaggttttattggtagagggattgagttccggagccgtgatgtcatgatgcaattgtacaaaacgctagtgcagcctcacttggaatattgcgtgcagttctggtcgccccattacaggaaggatgtggaagcattggaaaaggtgcagaggagatttaccaggatgttgcctggtctggagcacaggccctatgaagaaaggctgagggacttgggtctgttctcattggagagaaggaggctaagaggggatttaatagagacatacaggatgatcagaggattagatagggtggacagtgagagtccttttccgaggatgatgacttcagcttgtacaagggggcatagctacaaattgaggggtgatagatttaagacagatgtcagaggcaggttctttactcagagtggtaagggcgtggaactccctacctgccagtgtagttaactcggccacattagggacattttaacagtccttggataagcatatggataatgatgcgatagtgtagggggaggggcttagattagttcacaggtcagcacaacatcgagggccaaagggcctgttctgcaatgtattgttctatgttctacgtcaAGATATTGGAGAGGGcgtggaggagatttactagaatgataccatgGAGGAAGGACTGTGGAATGGAGTAGGGAATTCTGGTCTGTACTCAAAAGCAGACAAAGTTAAGCAGACTTTTAACAGATGTTCAAAACCATGTGGGATTTTAAGAGTAGAAAGGGAGAACGGTTTCCTCTAGAAGTAAGGTCAGTAAACAGTGGTCAAGATTTTAAGTATATGATCATTTATAATATACTACCTGcaaggatggtggaagcagattcaatggtgACCTCCAAAACAAAATTGTATTCATTGTTAAAGGAAAAGACTAGTACGAATATGGGGAAAGAGCAAACTAATTGTATAACTTAAGTGCCAGCACAAGCATAATGACCTCCTCTGCTGTAAGATTTTATGATTTGTTTCCTCAATAATATGGTTGAAAAATGGGAAAGTGACTATCCTATTTCTCCCCCACTTCCCCCGCCAACAAAAATCTAGAGACTGCACTTTACAGCTACTTAATTACTTTTGTAGAGTTTGGaacatcctgagattgtgaaaagtGCTCTATAAATGCCTTCCTTAAGCCACAGAGAGCTATCAGTTGATACTGCTCAATAGTTCAGTATCTTTTCATAAAGCATGTTCATAGTTTTTCATTTCTTAACCAGGGCTAGGAATTCTCCCCCTCTGCCCCCGACCCACCCCACCTTTCTTCCAGATTTTAATGCTGATTAGGTTGCTAGCTTTATCAAAACTGACTTTTTGAACTCAAATAAAAATTGGAACACCATTTCTTCTAGCTTTCAGAGTGATACATATGGTAGATAGTAAGTTACTCTCAACTTGAACCGATCAAAAGATACCAGGCAATTTAATCTGGAATATGATCCTTCCATTGTTGATGAAATAGCAAATTGGATTGCAATTCTTGTCCTCTCAAAATTCCAGTGGGTTAATACAAGGATAAAATAAACACCAACTTTAGGCATCTCCCAGTCTGGGTCACAATTAATAGACCTATTTGTCATGATTCATAGTGATTAGCAAAAACTACTTTTCATGGTTTTCCCATCCCAAACAAAACAACAGAGAACAGCCTAGCTAGTGagaaaaacagacgttgctggtgTTTGAGTTTTATCTCCATCTATCAGTTAGTCCCCTCACCTTCCCCATGCCAAATTCTGTATAAATAcaaaccttttcctagctacatcagttctgagggaagaTCACagtacttgaaatgttaactctgcttttgctcCATAGATGCTGgtagaccagctgagtttttccagcaatgtctattgtttttgattctgatttccagcatccacagttttttttttgttaagtccAGCAAGCATCATTATTTAACATGTTACAATTACCAACCATAATGGGAGGTTGCTCATTCATTCCAGACTGGAAAGAAACCCAATATAAACATGTGACATGTATACATACACAAACAAAACTGAATTCAGCTCAAGTGCATATTGCATACAGATACCCTAACAAGTACATGCAGACTACTAAGGGTCTTGGTTATGGTGAGTGTGTTTCACAAACATCCACCTGACCAACAGATGTTTTCGTTTTGTACCAAAAATGACAGTAACGATGCATCAAAAACCCACATGAACTCTTAGACGCACTGAAAATATTAACAGAACTCTAACGAATGATGTAATGGATGAAAATACACTTCTTTttacagacacgcacacacactgtctatgtACTTAATTGGAATACTCTATGTATATGGCAGATGTGAATGGGAATATTCTGTGCACGCATAAACTGTAGTGAACAAGAATATTCCACATGTAGGGTCTATGCTGTGAGTGGGAATACTCTGAACATATGGTTGATGTATTGAATGGCAATATACTGCACACGATAGTCAATGCAGTGAATAGGAATACTCTGCATGTAACATGGTTGATGCAGTAAATGAGAGTACTGTGTAGGCATGCATTTGAAATGTATGTAGAGTATTCCTAATCACTAATGATTGATGTAGGGAATGGCAATGCTGTGTATGAACACAGCTGTGTAGTAAATGAAATACTTCATACATGTGTAGGGATtccctgtagggaatctaatcacgtGTAGCAAATGGGAATGTTGTGTGCACACATGGCATGTAGAGGATGGCAATTACAAAGTAAATGTAGTGAATGACAATATTGTGTATGAATGTGGACTATGCAGTAAAATGAAATACCTGGCATGAACATGGATAAGTAATGAATGAGAATGCTCTATGTATACATCACATGTAGTGAATGGGAAAACTGAGCAGGCATCTGATTTGTGGTGAAGGGGAATATATGACAGGGGAAAATTACTGGTTGGTACCAGACTGCTTTAAAGGTTGGGAGACCAATGGTGATGGAAATCCCATTATTCAGGGAGATTGCAAAAGCTTTGATTGTCCTTTTTACAGCAGAGAGGTTTAACCAGAGATTTCATGCAGACATTCGAAAATATGAAGAAAGCTTTGATAACACTAAGTAAATTATAACTCCAGCACCAGCAAAGATGATGGCAAGAACATATAGATTTAAGATAACTGGAAAAGGAAGCAAGGCAAAGTAAATTTTGTTTTATGCAGTGAAATATGATCTGGAACGCATTGCATGAAAGACAGTGGCTGAAGCAGATTCAATACTAACTTTCAAGAGGAATTTGGATACATTGGATAAAATTGTAAGGCTGTGGGGAAAGGTAGGCTTGCTAATTGGCTAGCTCTTCCAAGGAGCTGATACAGACATTATGTACCACATGGCTCCTCTAAATTTGAGATGTTGTAAAACATAATACAACTGATGTTTAAACACAAGAAGGTTGCCCAACCATAGTACTTGTAATCTGATGCAAGTACCAATCACAAACATGCTGTTACAATGCTATATGCTTGCTTATTTTGCATTTGGTCTTTCATTCCAACACATTTCAGGGCAAGTCAGGTTCTGTGGTGACAGATAACaccagtctttttaaaaaaatggaaatcaTTTCAATGAGATCTGTAAAATAAAATATCCATCAAGTTTTGACTCTTTAAGAAATGATCTTgtttctaaaagaaaaaaaactaaaaaaggTTTAGGTTGGGCAGTTCCTTTGCAGAATTATTTTGCTGTCCACCTACACTAAGACACCACTGAGTGGTTGGTCACACAGCTATAGACCAACTCTAATATTTCCAAATGGGAACACCCAACTAGCAAATCAGGAAAGAAAATGCTGTCAGATTTTCTTGACAGTAGATTCTCTTTATCTAAATGCAATTAATGGCATTTAATTTAATGGCAATTTCTTTCCTGtcctgccctgccctgccttgTCCCCTTCCATATTCTGCCCTCCCCACAAGGCAGTAACTGTTGCTGGGTTACCTGGGTGCCGTATTTAAGTGGGTAGCCTTCAGTTAACACAAGGAAAGAACATAATCTCCCACAACCAAGATGAATTTGACGTCATTCGTAGATTTACTTGAAAGGGGGGTTATTGGTACCAAGTTACTCAACCTAGCTCAATTTACAACCTAACAGCTCTCCAGCCAAGATGAACAAGATCAACAGAAAACTGCAAAATAAATCTAGAATTATCCTGCCAGCAGcaaaccagctcaatcagtataCTGTCAGTAGATTCAAATAAAACAATTGTAAAAGTAGCAGTGAGTCGTTCAATCTTATTCTTGGACCTGTTGTGAGAATCCAGATCTATTCTTTATCACTTTTTTGCACGCAATCATTTAAAAGCTTCAACACCttagatctaaaacaaaaactaaTTCACTGATGCTCTGTTTCACCCTTCAAAATAGAAGCTTAACGTCTTAGGTGACTGCAATTGAGAAGGGTTTGTCAGATCAAAACATATGTGAATTCCAAACCTCCAATCAGTCAACATTCTGTAGGCTTTATCTCCATGGGgaacattttaaatgttgaaaacCAATAGAATGAAGAAAATTAACAGTTCCTTCCCCAACTGATCGTGACCATACTTCTAGTCCCAGCTcccaaaaacaacaaaaaatgcTAATAATCACACTGGGAAGGTTGCCAATTAAAAAGTCTTCCAACAGCAAAGAcaaaaattcaaaatgaaatCACAATGACTTTTAATATGATTAAGTGGAAGGAAAGCATTCATTTTTTTCTGGGTCCACCTCAACTATCCCCACTGAACTAACTGGGAAACTTTCAGATAAACCACAAACTCCAGCACCCTGTCCCAATACTGGGTCTCATTATATGCCAAAGTATCCATATTTACACAAGTAGAGCACTTTGACTTTACAAGTGAAACACAACACTTCATTGATCCAAGAATGAGGATTTCTACAAAGAGTAATGTGATCTAATTTTGTTGAAGATGTATGCAGCCAGAGTTTTAAGAAAGTCAAGTAATATATCGCTTTGAATATTGCAGATGAGGAGTATATGGAGCAGCATGTAAACAGCACATAGGCGGTTGGGTCATCAACAATCCCGACTCAACTTAGTGTTGTCTCCCCGTTTGGGTGGAGCTGGGGGTGGTCCACGCCGTAATGTTGCATAGCCTGAGATGTTGCCAGATGCATATGCGCCAGAAGATTCCTGGTCAAAAAGCAAttcaggaggagggggaggaagcACCATGTCATCCATGGTGGTAATGCTGTCTGCTTTGGATAGTCGTGCAGAGGTTACTGAGCTATGCCGGGTGAAAGACTTTCTTTGCAGAGTCCTATTGAGGTCAGCCAGAAAATGAGGCTGTACAGACAAGGCTGGTTTTGGAGACACTGGTACTGGATTGATGGGAGGAGCCTGGTGTTCTGTAGACTCTCCTTGTGTCAAGCGGGTGCTGTCGCTCCTTTTGGGAAGTACTGGTGGTGGCGCCTTCTTCACAGATGATTTGGACCATGTTTGCGGCTGAGGGTTTACTACAGCTACTTTAGGTGGAACAACATTGGAGAAACCACCAGGAGCTGCCATCTCCATTGGAGGAGGGGGTAGAAGATCTAAAtctggaggtgggggtgggaagtCTGAATCTGAAGGTGGCGAGGGAAACTCAGACACAGGCTCCTTTGAAGCAGCTGGAACTCCTGGACCTTTACCTGGCTGCACACCTGGTGGGAACATCAAATTTACTGCAGCCAAATTTAACTTGCCAGGCTTCGAGGGAGCAGGTGGTGAAGCTGTGGCATCTGGTGCTGGAGAGGCTAAGGAAACTGTTGGTTGTTCAAACTTGTTGCATAGGGGTTCCACGGGAGTTCTGGACTCCTTCATATCTGCAGAACTGGATCCTTTTATGCTGGAATGCCTCTGGGGTGTGGGAGGTGGCTTCTTGGCACTGGGGCTGGATGTTTTTTTCGGTTTCTTGACCGAAGTGGATTTGataggggtgggaggaggagtgggggcaggTGGGGGAGGTTGGGGTAAACTGCTTtcaggaggtggaggaggaaacTCAGGTGATGGGAGGGAACTAGGCTGCCATTTGGGTTTTGCTTTGACAGCTGGGGGTGACATGGGAGCTGGAAGGGAGGTTGCTGGTGTCTTTGcaggtggaggaggtggtggtggtggaggaggctggAACTGGTTAATGGACTGTTTCACAATGGATACTatagggggaggaggaggaatggGCACTTGGTCTGTAGCTTCACCCACTTGCTTTGGTGCAGGTAGGTGAGGGGATGAAGGAAGAGTGGGTGCTGGCAGTTGCATCTGAGCAACTGAGAACTTGGGTGGTTTTGCTGAtgttgggggaggggttgggggagtgggtggtgtTGGAAAGGGTTCCATCTGAACAACACTAGGCACTGCTGGTTTAGGAGCTGTTTGAGGTGGGTGATTTGCAGGGGTGCTGAGTGGAGCTGCTATCTTTTTAGGGACAGTGGCCTGCAATACAGCTggcagagggggaggtggtggtggaggaggaggaggaggagccaACAGCTGCGCAACGGCTGGAATGTTTTGCTGTTGTAATTTCtgtggtggaggtggtggggtgaAGGCAGGAAGTATGGGGGAAGGACTGGATGGTTCTGGTTTCAATGCAGCTACCGCAGGGATTGTTTGaatgggtggtgggggtggaggagtcAAGGGTACTGGCAGGGGAATACTCTGCCCATCACTTTCAACTAGCAACTGTGGCTTCAGCAGCTGCGAGGGTGGGGCTGGTGGGATAGCCTGCTGCCCCATAGTGGGCAGATTAACAAAGGAATGTGTGACTGGCTGTTTGCTTGCCTGTTGTCTGCTAATGGTGCTGTATTTGTTAAAGGGGGCAGcaggagggggtggtggtggtggtgggggaggaggagatgaCTGTGATGCTACATGAGGCGCACTGATCCTGGTCTGAGGGGTAGTTGATGCTATTGAAGAAGAGTAGGATCTTACTGAGTCCGTCCTGATCTGTAGAGAGACAGTAAACGTAAAAATGTTATCAGAATTCTCCAGAGTAAAATCAGTTCACAACATCACCTTTTAACCAACTTGATCGAGATAAACTAGGGGTTATCAAAATTGGAATACGATCCTAACAAAAGGAAGATCACTCTTCCCTTCCACTTTTTTAACTTTTAAGGTAGAATGCTAGAACAAAGATCAGTTAGGAAAAATTTCTAGGAAAGTGTTCAGTTTTGTAGTAAGTGTAAACAATGTACAGCCTTTCAGATAAAGAGTTTGTCAATGTCACACAACAAAATGAACCCTAATCTCCATTATGATAGGCTGCATAGCACCCCTTCAGAACAATAACTTACTAGTACCTACTGGATTCTGGACAGAAACTTCCCAAATTAATTTCAAGTCAGAACGTTGCAACCAGTAGAGAAAGGAGATTTGACACTGTTAGTCTGGATTGAGCCTGAACTGAGGTGAGACCAGTGTCTAACTCAGTATGCTCCGGACGGTGATCACAGGAAAATCTGTGAAGTCTTTGCACATTAGTTACAGGGTTGCAATTAGCATTGACAGGATTCCTTGGAGAATACCTCAAATTGTATTATTCTTTATGTCAATTACATTGCATTCTGAGAGAATATTCCACTCCAGTGCACCTCCAATACAAATTACATATGCCTGACATAATGCAACGTTGTATCTCACATGGCACCAAGGGTGTGTACTCTGATCTGCTCACAGACAATTTAAATTTATAGTTTGTTAATAGATCTTTAATATATTGCATCCACATAGCTCGCTGAATCGTGCTGCTTGTTAAAACAGCAAGACGTTAACGCACACCAGGAAGGACACTTAGAAGTTTAATTCCCAGTTTGTCGATTAGCTTatgctaatcaagaatctacaACACCCAGATTGCTTTTGATCCACTTATGGCTGCCATGTCTTCAGCTGGCTAGAGACCAAGCTTCAGCATTCCCTTTCTAAACTACTTCCCTCTATCCAATGAGGATATTGAAGGCTAGGGATATATAAATGGATTGATATATTAAAAAGTCACAAGCTATATCTCATTTATTCTGAAAGTCAGAATGAAACTTACTGAATTTTCATTCAAGGGTTTAAAAAGGATTGAATACTGATACTGGAATTGCGATGGTCTGAAATTAACTGCTCAATGTGCATCTCTTGTCACATGGTTATTTCTGATCTCCCCTTGAAATTGACAAATTTCTGAAATGGGCTCCACAGGCATCTGCAACATTTCTTCACCTCCCCAGTACTAACCCTTGTCAATGAATACAGGTAGACTCACCTCATTAATCAGTTTTACAGGCAATAACATTCACTTTTCAATAATCAACAGCAAGGTATTAGCACACTGCAGAAGGACGGATGGAcgtatggcagatgaaatttattgCAAATGAATATGAAGTGATGTGTTTTTGGAAGGAAGGCTGAGAAAGGGCAATATAAACTAAATATTTCTACTTGGAAAGGTAATACAGAACCAGAAGAAGCTTGAAGGTTTACACACACAAGTCTTTGAAAATGGCAGAACTGTTCAAAATGCATGTGAAATACTTTGCGTATAAATAGAAGCATACTTTGCGAAAACAACGAAGTTTACTAAAATAGATTTCAAATGGAATATTGCATCTAAATTCTGGGTACTGTACTTTCATAAAGGATCTCAAAGTTTAGCAGAACAGATTTACCTGTGACACCTGGTATGAAGGAATTCATATGGCGAGCCAATGCTGAGGTTGTTCTTTTgggtccaaaactaaagggtgaTCTGTTAAATGTGCTTAAAATTGAGGTTTTTCTTTAGTAGAAATTAGATATAGTGAAACTACTTCCACTTACAGGATCATCACTAATGTAAGAAAAAATAAGATTACGATCAAGAATACTGTCTGAAAGGGtgctggaagcagattcaatcaaAAACTTAGAAAGGGAACTGGAtcaaaattcaaatttaaaaaataaacctgAAAAAAGTTGAGCAAAGAGCATGGAAGTAGGACTAATTCtttcagatgggctgaaagacctgtgCAATTTTACTGTAATCCTGGGTGATTTTTCCTGTCATATACCAAGGAATGTGGAGGCTAACTAATCTACATCTACTTTCACCCCACAGGTTCGACCAGAGGCTTTCCTGTCTGCTTCAGTGCTATACTGGACTGAGCATTTTCAGAAGATAACAAGAGAGAACCACTTTTAGGACTTGTGCAATGCTGACAGCCTAAATGTGATACGTCTATGACAGGCCCAACTTCTTGGAGTCAACTTTCTCATAACAAAATGCTGCTGAAACAAGAACCTTATTAGGATCTTCTACAAAATAAAAGAGTGGAGCATTATcaaatataatgtgaataaacaAACACTGTAAACAGATATTAGTTTTGGGCAGATAACTAGAGGTTTGATTGGATATAGacttttaagaagcatctgaagTAGGAAAGTGAAGTCAAAGATTGATGAGCTGAGCTATGTACCCTCTAATTTTTATTCTACCAGGTAAGCCTCCAAGCTCCATGCGCAGCTGTGATTTACAGAAGTTCATACATTGGCACACTGACCGGTGTGCCCAGAACATCTGAGTGGCTGCACAGTTTAGAAGGAAAGCTATTGAAAAGTTGAAGAAAGTACTTCCACTGCTAAGGGTGAAGACAGGTACAGGTGCCAATGATAGATTGTTTGGAATTGAGCAAAATTGGACAGCTGAAGGTGTACAGAAATAGGGATGAGCAAGGcagtggagggatttgaaaacaaggatgtgattttttaaaaaatgatgcttAACCAGGAGATAATGTAGCTCAAGTATAGGGTGGTTATTTATTTGGCTTGGTGAGAGTTAGGATACAGGTAGCTGGCTTCAGATAATGTTTATGAAGGTTGGAAAACAGGGGACTGACAATAAGCCAATGGAAATGGTGAGGGAGCAAATGTGTGGTTGGAGACGTTTTGCACAACTACAAACATTCTGGTTCATATTCAGAGAGCTCCATGATCTAGGCTGAATTGGTTATCTGGTAATGGTGTCTTGTTCTTTCAATTTATGCAGtgtagatttaccagaatgattctGTAGGTTAAAAAGGTTATGGAGTGACCTAACTGAGCAGATTAAAATAGTTAAGGAAATTGATGGGTTGATAGAGTTGCTCAGATGGACAAATCCAGAACATTGGACAAAACCTTAAAATTGCAGCTAGGCCATTCTAGGGTGGTATCAGGAAGCATCTCCCTGCAGGGCAGTGAAAATGCATGGAAAGGCTTTTGAGGTTAGGTTAGTCCTTGAGTCCTTGAGCTTGCTACAACAtttactaagatcatggctgatctgattgtgtaCTCAACAACGCTGTCCTGTTACGTGCACACCTTTTCATTCCCTTGTCAATACAAATTAAAggtgaagttcctcattcctgggaGCTGTTTCAGCTGTTTCAACAATACTTATCAGTCAGTATCGACTTTTATCTCGAATTGTACCCACCCCCACCACTATTTTGTTCATATTCTTAGCTTCTGAGCTGTATCCTCAGATACAACAGTTTGA
The window above is part of the Stegostoma tigrinum isolate sSteTig4 chromosome 7, sSteTig4.hap1, whole genome shotgun sequence genome. Proteins encoded here:
- the LOC125453846 gene encoding ras-associated and pleckstrin homology domains-containing protein 1 isoform X3; the encoded protein is MDQTSDEDVDHAAEEDSDKEDQDLDKMFGAWLGELDKLTQSLDTGKPEEVKKSPLRQETNLANFSYRFSMYNLNEALSQGDGVDLDALMADLCSMEQELSNISKEPSRHDDSVVRKSHKEEVPPKISNKEAKPAQKQSVTRASSKHGSLKGSYSVRSPKSLQTNLSLDDITAQLEQASLSMDEAARQTSALTYDTKPSLPNQHRRTGSAGTVSDTDIRSNSTSSRSSVTSATSSQDSLDIDKVVRPQDLDLNQQGQPTTEHSYLDRETSIILRNIAGKPSHLLTKEEQAARQKAEKIRVALEKIKEAQIKKLVIRVHMSDESSKTMMVDERQTVRQVLDNLMDKSHCGFSSDWSLVETIPELQMERIFEDHENLVENLLNWTRDSQNKLMFTERIEKYALFKNPQNYLLGKRENFEMGDRNKEALLEEFFCGSSVTVPEIEGLLWLKEDGKKSWKKRYFLLRASGIYYVPKGKTKTSRDLACFIQLDHVNVYYGQDYRSKYKAPTDYCCALKHPQIQKKSQYIKYLCCDDIRTLHQWVNGIRIAKYGKQLYDNYHDAVKRAEAAYEWSSLSSASMKSGSSSSSLPESHSNHSNQSDSGVSDLQSTGHVRSQSIVSSIFSEAWKRGTQLEEQQQHSKIRTDSVRSYSSSIASTTPQTRISAPHVASQSSPPPPPPPPPPPAAPFNKYSTISRQQASKQPVTHSFVNLPTMGQQAIPPAPPSQLLKPQLLVESDGQSIPLPVPLTPPPPPPIQTIPAVAALKPEPSSPSPILPAFTPPPPPQKLQQQNIPAVAQLLAPPPPPPPPPPPLPAVLQATVPKKIAAPLSTPANHPPQTAPKPAVPSVVQMEPFPTPPTPPTPPPTSAKPPKFSVAQMQLPAPTLPSSPHLPAPKQVGEATDQVPIPPPPPIVSIVKQSINQFQPPPPPPPPPPAKTPATSLPAPMSPPAVKAKPKWQPSSLPSPEFPPPPPESSLPQPPPPAPTPPPTPIKSTSVKKPKKTSSPSAKKPPPTPQRHSSIKGSSSADMKESRTPVEPLCNKFEQPTVSLASPAPDATASPPAPSKPGKLNLAAVNLMFPPGVQPGKGPGVPAASKEPVSEFPSPPSDSDFPPPPPDLDLLPPPPMEMAAPGGFSNVVPPKVAVVNPQPQTWSKSSVKKAPPPVLPKRSDSTRLTQGESTEHQAPPINPVPVSPKPALSVQPHFLADLNRTLQRKSFTRHSSVTSARLSKADSITTMDDMVLPPPPPELLFDQESSGAYASGNISGYATLRRGPPPAPPKRGDNTKLSRDC